From the Eriocheir sinensis breed Jianghai 21 unplaced genomic scaffold, ASM2467909v1 Scaffold516, whole genome shotgun sequence genome, one window contains:
- the LOC126992900 gene encoding uncharacterized protein LOC126992900 has translation MIYVFIPLHQGIFSCFLPPSPCPPLTVVSLSLLIRAGYSPAALLPLCQTSPLEGLSFPCAPSTVTLAHLSRSQQFSPPGWRQAHPLIRDLLDRLQRRLQPLQWLTNNSSGISIPVARTIYITFIRSVVNYLSPALVQLPQTTLEPLEKFQNRAMRVILGCPMSTGIVNMQCELRLPPLVERIYSNVTRLTVKCLHFPHLSPHYSQLIRMSLGPARPVPPILPAGRALIRSVSSLMRSLDLDIPAADVPPGPPPWLLPTPKVSLTPASKSDPPPLQLQLALEHIATVTSSITAPHCLYTDGSLQPDGVAGCAVFSPDLEPPPGGWVGRRLRDHSRSTLSNRLAKEACRLPPCGDGRPLSLPCHLSRVRSAAFLPARRRRDAERPHSVTINHYESVCRHKYSYRRRGLTVRRHNVVSARLQLGYRPPWQVAGVEGEPVFTKCRLCCSPMSNTIEHYCLACPTVRGLLPQGQPLDAVCRHLLNHDFLDTILVRHPRFGGFS, from the exons ATGATATATGTGTTCATTCCACTTCACCAAGGGATCTTCAGctgtttcttgcctccttctccgtgTCCTCCTCTAACTGTGGTATCATTGTCTCTCCTGATAAGAGCAGGATATTCTCCTGCCGCCCTCCTGCCGCTCTGCCAGACTTCACCGTTGGAGGGACTGTCATTCCCTTGTGCACCCAGTACTGTTACCTTGGCACACCTGTCAAGATCTCAACAATTTTCCCCGCCGGGCTGGCGCCAGGCCCATCCTCTCATCCGTGACTTGCTAGATCGCCTCCAGAGACGGCTTCAACCTCTCCAGTGGCTCACTAACAACTCTTCGGGCATCTCCATTCCTGTGGCCAGGACCATATATATTACTTTCATTCGCTCTGTTGTTAATTACCTCTCCCCTGCCTTGGTACAACTTCCCCAAACTACTTTAGAGCCCTTAGAAAAATTTCAGAACAGAGCGATGAGAGTCATTCTTGGGTGTCCCATGTCTACCGGAATTGTAAATATGCAATGCGAGCTACGTCTTCCACCCTTGGTCGAGAGAATTTATTCTAATGTCACTCGCCTCACTGTTAAGTGCCTCCATTTCCCACATCTCTCGCCCCACTACTCGCAGCTGATCAGGATGTCGCTTGGACCCGCTCGACCTGTTCCTCCTATATTGCCCGCTGGTCGCGCTCTTATTCGGTCTGTCTCTTCCTTGATGCGCAGTCTTGATTTGGATATTCCTGCTGCTGACGTGCCCCCAGGCCCGCCCCCGTGGTTGTTGCCAACGCCAAAGGTAAGCCTAACTCCAGCATCCAAGTCTGACCCGCCTCCCTTACAGCTGCAGTTGGCCCTGGAACACATAGCAACAGTGACGTCCTCCATCACAGCTCCACACTGCCTCTACACTGACGGGTCACTGCAACCGGACGGTGTGGCTGGTTGCGCAGTCTTCTCACCTGACTTGGAGCCTCCTCCTGGGGGTTGGGTTGGCCGTCGCCTCCGTGACCACTCCAGATCCACATTGT CTAACCGCCTAGCGAAGGAAGCCTGCCGTCTGCCTCCATGTGGTGATGGACgccccctctccctgccctgccATCTCTCCAGAGTCCGCTCCGCCGCCTTCCTTCCTGCACGGCGTCGTAGGGATGCAGAGAGGCCCCACAGCGTCACCATCAACCACTACGAGTCTGTCTGCCGCCACAAATACTCCTACCGACGCCGGGGCCTCACGGTTCGGAGACATAATGTTGTCTCCGCACGTCTGCAGCTGGGCTACCGTCCACCGTGGCAGGTCGCcggggtggagggggagcctgTATTTACGAAATGTCGCCTGTGCTGCTCACCGATGTCGAACACCATCGAACATTACTGCCTGGCCTGCCCCACTGTTCGTGGTTTGCTACCACAGGGACAGCCGTTGGATGCTGTCTGCCGCCACCTCCTGAACCACGACTTCCTCGACACAATCCTGGTGCGCCACCCTCGTTTTGGTGGATTCTCCTAA